In Hyalangium minutum, a genomic segment contains:
- a CDS encoding ATP-grasp domain-containing protein yields MNKKIGILAGMEWDHFPMALIERINAVPGFEAELAKIDATPENFTKKYDVLVDRISHEVPFYRFHLKAAMLAGTYCINDPFWFSADDKFFGFSLAQRIGVPVPRTVMLPQREYIPAIDPNRSLNNLVYPLDWEGIARYVGFPAICKPADGGGWRNVNRVDSMDELMRVYNESGQLVLTLQQFIEFDDYVRCLVIGRDHVRMIRYSVKNRGYLPDKNFLPAALEARIIDYARELNRALGYDMNSVEFAIKDGVPYAIDFTNPAPDMYPHHILPDNYEWCLEKMTELCITAAREGRKNDAGHSWQRYLEKKSSHPAAPPAATPAAAPRAAAAATARRS; encoded by the coding sequence GTGAACAAGAAGATTGGAATCCTGGCGGGAATGGAGTGGGACCATTTCCCGATGGCGCTCATTGAGCGCATCAACGCGGTGCCCGGCTTCGAGGCGGAGCTGGCGAAGATCGACGCCACTCCGGAGAACTTCACCAAGAAGTACGACGTGCTGGTGGACCGCATCAGCCACGAGGTGCCGTTCTACCGGTTCCACCTCAAGGCGGCGATGCTGGCCGGCACCTACTGCATCAACGATCCGTTCTGGTTCTCGGCGGACGACAAGTTCTTCGGCTTCTCGCTGGCCCAGCGCATCGGCGTTCCCGTGCCCCGCACGGTGATGCTGCCCCAGCGCGAGTACATCCCGGCCATCGACCCGAACCGCTCGCTCAACAACCTCGTCTATCCGCTCGATTGGGAGGGAATTGCCCGCTACGTGGGGTTCCCGGCCATCTGTAAGCCCGCGGACGGCGGCGGCTGGCGCAACGTGAACCGCGTGGACTCCATGGACGAGCTCATGCGCGTCTACAACGAGTCGGGCCAGCTGGTGCTCACGCTGCAGCAGTTCATCGAGTTCGATGACTACGTGCGCTGCCTCGTCATCGGCCGCGATCACGTGCGGATGATCCGCTACAGCGTGAAGAACCGCGGCTACCTGCCGGACAAGAACTTCCTGCCCGCGGCGCTCGAGGCCCGCATCATCGACTACGCCCGCGAGCTGAACCGCGCGCTGGGCTACGACATGAATTCGGTGGAGTTCGCCATCAAGGACGGCGTGCCCTACGCCATCGACTTCACCAACCCGGCGCCGGACATGTATCCACACCACATCCTCCCGGACAACTATGAGTGGTGCCTGGAGAAGATGACGGAGTTGTGCATCACCGCCGCGCGCGAGGGCCGCAAGAATGACGCGGGCCACTCGTGGCAGCGTTACCTGGAGAAGAAGTCGTCCCACCCGGCGGCTCCCCCGGCGGCCACTCCCGCCGCCGCGCCACGCGCCGCTGCCGCTGCTACCGCGAGGAGGTCATAA
- a CDS encoding S8 family serine peptidase yields MSDTVKHPAPIYGERPLLEQEPPTVWPQGEPAKEEILPIASRLHINPHYQGRGVTVAFLDSGFYAHPDLMQPRCRIRRYYDLINDQYGLELISTPDNSMWHGMMTSTVAAGNGFLSDGKFKSLAPEMDVVLVKVGHLSRVKHDDIVRGIRWVIARKDELGIRVLNISAGGDYEASYLVDPICQAAEDAVRAGITVVCAVGNAAHGRHRVIAPASTPAVITVGGLDDRGDPRLGRMGTYWSCFGPTIDGLQKPEVMAPAIWVVAPILPGTPTAQEAELLALLEKTPDDQLGRVLAAHPGIIRELDSVKDDEPYLIRQLIGSKVKDQKVISGSYKHVDGTSFAAPIVTSIVGQMLEANPRLTPWEVKRILVDTARRLPSVAVERQGWGVVQPAAAITEAERRR; encoded by the coding sequence ATGTCCGACACCGTGAAGCATCCCGCCCCCATCTACGGCGAGCGCCCCCTCCTCGAGCAGGAACCCCCCACCGTCTGGCCGCAGGGAGAGCCCGCCAAGGAGGAGATCCTCCCCATCGCCAGCCGGCTCCACATCAACCCGCACTACCAGGGCCGAGGCGTCACCGTGGCGTTCCTCGACTCCGGGTTCTACGCCCACCCGGACCTGATGCAGCCGCGCTGCCGCATCCGCCGCTACTACGATCTCATCAACGACCAGTATGGACTGGAGCTCATCAGCACCCCGGACAACTCCATGTGGCACGGGATGATGACGTCCACTGTGGCCGCCGGGAACGGGTTCCTCTCGGATGGGAAGTTCAAGTCGCTGGCGCCCGAGATGGACGTGGTGCTCGTCAAGGTGGGCCACCTGTCGCGCGTGAAGCACGACGACATCGTCCGAGGCATCCGCTGGGTCATCGCTCGCAAGGACGAGCTCGGCATCCGCGTGCTCAACATCTCCGCCGGCGGTGACTACGAGGCCAGCTACCTCGTGGATCCCATCTGCCAGGCCGCCGAGGACGCCGTCCGCGCGGGCATCACCGTCGTCTGCGCCGTGGGCAACGCCGCCCATGGCCGCCACCGCGTGATCGCCCCGGCCAGCACTCCCGCCGTCATCACCGTGGGCGGCCTGGATGATCGCGGCGACCCCCGCCTGGGCCGCATGGGCACCTACTGGTCTTGCTTCGGCCCCACCATCGACGGGCTCCAGAAGCCCGAGGTCATGGCCCCGGCCATCTGGGTCGTTGCCCCCATCCTCCCGGGTACCCCCACCGCCCAGGAGGCCGAGCTGCTCGCACTCCTGGAGAAGACGCCGGACGACCAGCTGGGCAGGGTCCTGGCCGCCCACCCGGGCATCATCCGTGAGCTGGACTCGGTCAAGGATGACGAGCCCTACCTCATCCGACAGCTGATCGGCTCCAAGGTAAAGGATCAGAAAGTCATTTCAGGCAGTTACAAGCACGTGGACGGCACCTCCTTCGCCGCCCCCATCGTCACCAGCATCGTCGGGCAGATGCTCGAGGCCAATCCCCGGCTGACTCCCTGGGAGGTCAAACGAATCTTGGTGGATACGGCCCGGAGGCTTCCGAGCGTGGCGGTGGAGCGCCAGGGCTGGGGGGTGGTCCAGCCAGCAGCGGCCATCACCGAGGCGGAACGTCGCCGGTAG
- a CDS encoding DJ-1/PfpI family protein → MAGKKLLMLVGDYVEDYEVMVPFQALLAVGHTVHAVCPDKKAGETVRTAVHDFDGAQTYSEKPGHNFAVNADFAEIDPTQYDGLVIPGGRAPEYLRLNAKVLQVVRHFAETRKPIAAICHGLQLLAAAGALEGKRCTAYPACGPEVTLARGTYVQVSVDDAVVDGNLVSAPAWPAHPKWIAAFLQVLGTRIQH, encoded by the coding sequence ATGGCTGGCAAGAAGCTGCTGATGCTGGTGGGTGACTACGTAGAGGACTACGAGGTGATGGTGCCGTTCCAGGCCCTGCTCGCCGTGGGCCACACGGTCCACGCGGTCTGCCCGGACAAGAAGGCGGGAGAAACAGTCCGCACCGCCGTCCACGACTTCGACGGCGCCCAGACGTACAGCGAGAAGCCGGGCCACAACTTCGCCGTCAACGCCGACTTCGCCGAGATCGATCCCACCCAGTATGACGGGCTGGTGATCCCGGGCGGCCGGGCGCCGGAGTACCTGCGCCTCAACGCGAAGGTGCTCCAGGTGGTCCGCCACTTCGCCGAGACGCGCAAGCCCATCGCCGCCATCTGCCACGGCCTGCAGCTGCTCGCCGCCGCCGGGGCCCTCGAGGGCAAGCGCTGCACCGCGTACCCGGCCTGCGGCCCCGAGGTGACGCTCGCCCGTGGCACCTACGTCCAGGTCTCCGTGGATGACGCGGTGGTGGACGGCAACCTCGTCTCCGCACCCGCCTGGCCGGCGCACCCGAAGTGGATCGCCGCGTTCCTCCAGGTGCTGGGTACCCGCATCCAGCACTGA
- a CDS encoding carboxylate-amine ligase, producing MASSLLDGQFTLGVEEEFQIVDSQSCELRSYISKLLDDGKAVLRERVRAEMHQSVVEVGTGICKTVHEVRSELTEMRLELDRLARKGNMNIVAAGTHPFSDWKSQEITPNPRYEVIVQDLQDIARGNLIFGLHVHVGIKEKQTAIALANQLRYFLPHLLALSTSSPFWLGRATGQQSHRTMIFKRFPRTGIPPTFESYSQFMEYVDLLIRTNCIDNGKKIWWDVRVHHVFDTVEIRICDMPTSLEQELSIVALIQALVAQLYLMLRRNQSWRHYMSPLVEENKWRASRYGIRGKLIDFGQQQERPYSELLEEMISFVSEASDMLGTSEQVASVRRILKEGTSSERQLEVFKNSNNDPRAVVRWLIEETMRGVGSKAAPVSQVG from the coding sequence ATGGCGTCTTCCCTGCTGGATGGTCAGTTCACGCTGGGTGTCGAGGAAGAGTTCCAGATCGTCGACTCGCAGAGCTGCGAGCTGCGCTCGTACATCTCCAAGCTGCTGGATGATGGCAAGGCAGTGCTGCGCGAGCGCGTCCGGGCCGAGATGCACCAGTCCGTCGTCGAGGTGGGCACGGGTATCTGCAAGACAGTCCACGAGGTGCGCTCGGAGCTGACCGAGATGCGGCTCGAGCTGGACCGCCTGGCGCGCAAGGGCAACATGAACATCGTCGCGGCGGGTACCCACCCGTTCAGCGACTGGAAGAGCCAGGAGATCACCCCGAACCCTCGCTACGAGGTGATCGTTCAGGACCTGCAGGACATCGCCCGCGGCAACCTGATCTTCGGGCTCCATGTCCACGTGGGCATCAAGGAGAAGCAGACGGCCATCGCCCTGGCCAACCAGCTGCGCTACTTCCTGCCGCACCTGCTGGCGCTGTCCACCTCGTCGCCGTTCTGGCTGGGGCGCGCCACGGGCCAGCAGTCGCACCGGACGATGATCTTCAAGCGCTTCCCGCGCACGGGCATTCCGCCCACGTTCGAGAGCTACTCCCAGTTCATGGAGTACGTGGACCTGCTCATCCGGACCAACTGCATCGACAACGGGAAGAAGATCTGGTGGGACGTGCGCGTCCACCACGTCTTCGACACGGTGGAGATCCGCATCTGCGACATGCCCACCAGCCTGGAGCAGGAGCTGAGCATCGTCGCGCTCATCCAGGCCCTGGTGGCGCAGCTGTACCTGATGCTGCGGCGCAACCAGTCCTGGCGCCACTACATGTCTCCGCTCGTCGAGGAGAACAAGTGGCGCGCCAGCCGCTACGGCATCCGGGGCAAGCTGATCGACTTCGGCCAGCAGCAGGAGCGTCCGTACTCCGAACTGCTGGAGGAGATGATCTCCTTCGTCTCCGAGGCCTCGGACATGCTGGGGACCTCGGAGCAGGTGGCCAGCGTGCGCCGCATCCTCAAAGAGGGCACCTCCTCGGAGCGGCAGCTCGAGGTCTTCAAGAACAGCAACAATGACCCGCGCGCCGTGGTGCGCTGGCTCATTGAAGAGACGATGCGCGGCGTGGGCTCCAAGGCCGCGCCCGTCAGCCAGGTGGGGTAG
- a CDS encoding two-component system sensor histidine kinase NtrB — translation MSRPRPSVGWLRRVPIPLLLLTLWAVGIGLFSLKQETELAAHRAEEEAVRLQYDVAEHVRTSVHEARERVLRTTGMMLVLAGGMGLILQFFLGRRIRHLAAEIQELVDQIPGAQRAEPREGDALVKLDDAFRHIAEQLGRSRARLEENEERFQTIIERSPDATFIHWEGNVVFNNPAAATLLGYEQAVELQGRKIEELIVPEDAPVLTDPSAEGTPREVHWLHRSGRKVLGEVVTFPMLFERQRVRVSIVRDITERKQLEQKLRTADRMASLGTLAAGVAHEINNPLAFMQSNVRFVLEELRSVAMDSDPASRKRLLELEEALLETLSGGDRVSDIVRDLKTFSRGDDGGHGQVNIHRVLDLCASIARNQLRHRAKLVKNYGEVPLLQANESRLAQLFLNLIINAAQAIPEGRDVNANEVRLTTRQEGSWAVVEVKDTGVGIPPENLHRLFDPFFTTKPVGVGTGLGLSICHGIVTALGGRITVESEPGQGTTFRVFLPLSR, via the coding sequence ATGAGCCGTCCTCGTCCCAGCGTGGGCTGGCTCAGGAGGGTTCCCATCCCCCTGCTGCTCCTGACGCTCTGGGCTGTGGGCATCGGGCTCTTCTCGCTGAAGCAGGAGACGGAGCTCGCGGCCCACCGCGCCGAGGAGGAGGCCGTCCGGCTCCAGTACGACGTGGCGGAGCATGTGCGCACCAGCGTCCACGAGGCCCGCGAGCGGGTGCTGCGCACCACCGGGATGATGCTGGTGCTCGCGGGAGGGATGGGGCTCATCCTCCAGTTCTTCCTGGGGCGGCGCATCCGGCATCTGGCGGCGGAGATCCAGGAGTTGGTGGATCAAATCCCCGGCGCCCAGCGGGCCGAGCCGCGTGAGGGAGACGCGCTGGTCAAGCTGGACGACGCCTTCCGCCACATCGCGGAGCAGCTCGGCCGCAGCCGGGCGCGGCTCGAGGAGAACGAGGAGCGCTTCCAAACGATCATCGAGCGCTCACCGGACGCCACATTCATCCATTGGGAGGGGAACGTCGTCTTCAACAACCCGGCGGCGGCCACGCTGCTCGGCTATGAGCAGGCGGTGGAGCTTCAGGGCCGGAAGATCGAGGAGCTGATCGTCCCGGAGGACGCGCCCGTGCTGACGGATCCCTCGGCGGAGGGGACGCCCCGGGAGGTCCACTGGCTGCACCGCTCGGGGCGGAAGGTGCTGGGCGAGGTGGTGACGTTCCCCATGCTCTTCGAGCGGCAGCGGGTCCGGGTGTCAATCGTGCGGGACATCACCGAACGCAAGCAGCTGGAGCAGAAGCTGCGCACCGCCGACCGCATGGCCTCGCTGGGGACGCTGGCGGCGGGCGTGGCGCACGAGATCAACAATCCCCTCGCCTTCATGCAGAGCAACGTGCGCTTCGTCCTGGAGGAGCTGCGCTCGGTCGCCATGGACTCGGACCCGGCCAGCCGGAAGCGGCTGCTGGAGCTGGAAGAGGCGCTCCTGGAGACGCTGTCCGGTGGCGACCGGGTGAGCGACATCGTGCGGGATCTCAAGACGTTCTCGCGAGGGGACGACGGGGGCCACGGGCAGGTGAACATCCACAGAGTGCTGGACCTGTGTGCGAGCATCGCCCGGAACCAGCTCCGCCACCGCGCGAAGCTGGTGAAGAACTACGGTGAGGTTCCCCTCCTCCAGGCCAACGAGTCCCGGCTGGCGCAGCTCTTCCTGAACCTCATCATCAACGCCGCGCAAGCCATCCCCGAGGGCCGTGACGTGAACGCCAACGAGGTGCGCCTCACCACGCGGCAGGAGGGCTCCTGGGCGGTGGTGGAGGTCAAGGACACGGGGGTGGGCATCCCCCCGGAGAACCTGCACCGGCTGTTCGACCCGTTCTTCACTACCAAGCCTGTGGGAGTAGGGACAGGACTGGGCCTGTCCATCTGCCACGGCATCGTCACGGCCCTGGGAGGGCGCATCACCGTGGAGAGCGAGCCGGGCCAGGGGACCACCTTCCGCGTCTTCCTGCCTCTGAGCAGATGA
- a CDS encoding FIST signal transduction protein — translation MTLSIGVGVGDHPDIRPAVQSAVLQARAQLGRVLPQAAYITCTVDHDAAQVHAAFQEVLEGVALHGVTTSLGILTPDGVRNPGSGAVAVMLLGGEPGTAFTSSSQEADGRKAGEAAARELVQQAGGRQPKMILFNASPGLEEDMLQGIANICPGVPCQGGSAADHTISGQWSVFTQQGPVTSGLSLLGIFGEVRLGTSLSTPYAATGTRARATGTQGRTLKTLDGQPASQVLGQWLDGAIDRQVRSGGNILAQTALRPIAVRRTAGSREHYVTVHPAQIHAAEGTVEVFARIDPGDEVCLMSGSPEALVGDVAHLIDSALAQGGMTVREVKGAALIFCAGCAGALGARIDEGLRSFQRLLPGVPMLGLCTFGEQGHIPGLGNVHQDLSLSLTLFA, via the coding sequence ATGACGCTCTCGATCGGAGTCGGAGTCGGAGATCACCCGGATATCCGGCCAGCGGTTCAGTCGGCGGTCCTGCAGGCGCGGGCCCAACTGGGCAGGGTGCTCCCGCAGGCGGCCTACATCACCTGCACGGTGGATCACGATGCCGCACAGGTGCATGCCGCCTTCCAAGAAGTCCTCGAGGGCGTGGCCCTGCACGGCGTCACCACCTCCCTGGGCATCCTCACACCGGATGGCGTGCGCAACCCGGGCAGCGGCGCGGTCGCGGTCATGCTCCTGGGCGGCGAACCGGGAACCGCCTTCACCTCCTCTTCTCAGGAGGCCGATGGGCGCAAGGCAGGAGAGGCCGCAGCCCGGGAACTGGTGCAGCAGGCCGGCGGCAGGCAACCGAAGATGATCCTGTTCAACGCCTCACCGGGCCTGGAAGAGGACATGCTCCAGGGCATCGCGAACATCTGCCCAGGCGTGCCCTGCCAGGGAGGGAGCGCCGCGGATCATACGATCTCTGGGCAGTGGAGCGTCTTCACACAGCAGGGCCCCGTCACCTCGGGTCTGTCGCTCCTGGGCATCTTTGGAGAGGTGCGGCTCGGCACCTCGCTGTCGACGCCCTACGCCGCCACGGGCACGCGGGCCCGAGCCACGGGGACGCAGGGGCGCACGTTGAAGACGCTCGACGGCCAGCCGGCCTCGCAAGTGTTGGGGCAGTGGCTCGACGGGGCCATCGATCGTCAGGTCCGCTCGGGAGGCAACATCCTGGCTCAGACGGCGCTGCGTCCCATCGCGGTGCGGAGGACCGCGGGTTCTCGGGAGCACTACGTGACGGTCCATCCGGCCCAGATTCACGCGGCCGAGGGAACCGTGGAGGTCTTCGCACGAATCGATCCGGGCGACGAGGTCTGCCTGATGAGCGGCAGCCCCGAGGCCCTCGTGGGCGATGTGGCGCACCTGATCGACTCGGCCCTGGCGCAGGGCGGGATGACCGTGCGAGAGGTCAAGGGCGCGGCGCTCATCTTCTGCGCGGGGTGTGCGGGCGCGCTGGGGGCACGCATTGATGAAGGGCTCCGCTCGTTCCAGCGCCTGCTGCCCGGAGTCCCCATGCTGGGGCTGTGTACCTTCGGCGAGCAGGGACACATCCCGGGGCTTGGGAACGTGCACCAAGACCTGTCGCTCAGCCTGACCCTGTTTGCCTGA
- a CDS encoding aminopeptidase — MNTLPVIEGAAEASAAAKDSDALVVVAPAPLRTSLEKLGLPDEWRRALEAALSVDQSLAEGSPAPTVVAVPSAPGGRVVLAPTAPIAHDTDDCRVLSEAAATAIARAVQAGASQPLLAVAVPDGARFARTLEVCALSAVATAWEPLEARESPARKAPPVRLRKLSVLNLSSEAAARANALEKGRAMCRDLVTGGPERLTPLRFAEYCEAAFKGTGVRVAVQKDVSGYPLLAAVARASMRVERHRPCVVCLDWVPEGHVTRTLLLAGKGVTYDMGGADLKTNGGMAGMSRDKGGAATVAGLVRVLAERKIPGLRVIALLGMVRNSIGDESFVSDEIIPARSGVRVRIGNTDAEGRLVLADLLAALKEGADPATATLVSVATLTGHVYRAFGPYVGAIENGPARAQGFIRTLAEAGELLGEPLETTRPRREDYQFVAPKAPTEDVLSSNRLASVDTARGHQGPFAFIDVAAGLKNSQLPFVHLDISGVVVTPPDWQAGKPTGSPIAALVEALEARQRS; from the coding sequence GTGAATACACTCCCCGTGATTGAAGGTGCTGCGGAGGCCTCCGCGGCGGCGAAGGACTCGGACGCGCTGGTGGTGGTCGCCCCCGCGCCCTTGAGGACCTCTCTGGAGAAGCTGGGCCTGCCGGACGAGTGGCGGCGGGCGCTGGAGGCCGCCCTCTCGGTGGACCAGTCCCTGGCCGAGGGCAGCCCCGCGCCCACCGTGGTGGCGGTGCCCTCGGCGCCCGGAGGCCGGGTGGTCCTGGCGCCCACTGCGCCCATCGCCCACGACACGGATGACTGCCGCGTGCTGTCCGAGGCGGCCGCCACGGCCATCGCCCGGGCGGTGCAGGCGGGGGCCTCTCAGCCGCTGCTGGCGGTCGCGGTGCCGGACGGGGCTCGGTTCGCCCGGACGCTGGAGGTGTGTGCGCTCTCGGCGGTGGCCACCGCGTGGGAGCCGCTGGAGGCCCGGGAGTCTCCTGCCCGGAAGGCGCCTCCGGTGCGGCTGCGCAAGCTCTCGGTGCTGAACCTGTCCAGCGAGGCGGCCGCGCGGGCCAACGCGCTGGAGAAGGGCAGGGCGATGTGCCGCGATCTGGTGACGGGCGGTCCAGAGCGGCTCACCCCGCTGCGGTTCGCCGAGTACTGCGAGGCGGCCTTCAAGGGCACGGGCGTGAGGGTCGCGGTGCAGAAGGACGTGTCCGGCTATCCGCTGCTGGCGGCGGTGGCGCGGGCGTCGATGCGGGTGGAGCGTCACCGGCCCTGCGTGGTCTGCCTGGACTGGGTGCCGGAGGGGCACGTCACGCGCACGCTGTTGCTGGCGGGGAAGGGCGTCACCTATGACATGGGCGGCGCGGACCTGAAGACGAACGGCGGCATGGCCGGCATGTCTCGCGACAAGGGCGGTGCGGCGACGGTGGCGGGGCTGGTGCGGGTGCTGGCCGAGCGGAAGATCCCCGGCCTCCGGGTGATCGCGCTGCTGGGCATGGTGCGCAACAGCATCGGCGACGAGTCGTTCGTCTCGGACGAGATCATCCCGGCGCGCTCGGGCGTGCGGGTCCGCATTGGCAACACGGACGCGGAGGGCCGCCTGGTGCTGGCGGATCTGCTCGCGGCGCTCAAGGAGGGCGCGGATCCGGCCACGGCCACGCTGGTCTCGGTGGCGACGCTGACGGGCCATGTGTACCGGGCGTTCGGGCCCTACGTGGGCGCCATCGAGAACGGTCCGGCGCGGGCGCAGGGCTTCATCCGGACGCTGGCCGAGGCGGGCGAGCTGCTCGGGGAGCCGCTGGAGACGACGCGGCCTCGGCGCGAGGACTACCAGTTCGTGGCGCCCAAGGCCCCGACCGAGGACGTCTTGTCGAGCAACCGGCTGGCCAGCGTGGACACGGCGCGCGGGCACCAGGGGCCGTTTGCCTTCATCGACGTGGCGGCCGGGCTGAAGAACTCCCAGCTGCCGTTCGTGCACCTGGACATCTCGGGTGTCGTGGTGACGCCTCCGGACTGGCAGGCGGGCAAGCCGACCGGCTCACCCATCGCGGCCCTGGTGGAGGCGCTCGAGGCCCGGCAGCGGAGCTGA
- a CDS encoding DUF1428 domain-containing protein, producing the protein MRYVDGFVVPVPKKNVQAYRRLAQKAGKIWKEYGALEYIECVADDVKPGKRTSFPQSVKLKADEVVVFSWIVYKSRAQRDRINKQVMKDPRLSAMMDPKKTPFDSKRMIYGGFKSIVEL; encoded by the coding sequence ATGAGATACGTCGATGGCTTCGTCGTGCCTGTGCCCAAGAAGAACGTGCAGGCCTATCGCCGCCTGGCCCAGAAGGCGGGGAAGATCTGGAAGGAGTACGGTGCGCTCGAGTACATCGAGTGTGTCGCCGACGACGTGAAGCCGGGCAAGCGCACGTCGTTCCCGCAGAGCGTCAAGCTCAAGGCGGACGAAGTCGTCGTGTTCTCGTGGATCGTCTACAAGTCGCGCGCGCAGCGGGACCGCATCAACAAGCAGGTCATGAAGGACCCGCGCCTGTCCGCGATGATGGACCCCAAGAAAACCCCCTTCGATAGCAAGCGGATGATCTACGGCGGCTTCAAGTCGATCGTCGAGCTCTGA
- a CDS encoding ATP-grasp domain-containing protein: protein MSSSPRPTVLCLASFFKGNRFLQRLHEEGCYVILITSDKFKNEEWARQYIHEFHSVASFEDRNALLLGAAWLFRERRIDRIVALDDFDVEVGAALREHFRIPGMGDSASRFFRDKLAMRMKAQELGIRVPRFTSVFHHADVAKFLSEVPAPWLIKPRSEASAVGIKKLKTAEEAWATLHELGDRQSFHVLEQMIPGDLYHVDSLTQDGKIVFAEVGHYGRPLLEVAHEGGIYMTRTQRRDSKEAKMLTEMNAQVLQGFGLRRGASHTEFIIGRDDGLPYFIETSARVGGANIAETVEAATGVNLWSEWAKLEIEGEGYAYKPPQTRQEFGGVIISLARDEYPDTSSFNEPEVVDRLKKKHHIGLVVRAPKAERVEELLEKYLQRIAQEFHASLPAPSKSTS from the coding sequence ATGAGCTCCTCGCCTCGCCCCACCGTGCTGTGCCTCGCCAGCTTCTTCAAGGGCAACCGCTTCCTCCAGCGGCTCCATGAAGAGGGTTGCTACGTCATCCTCATCACTTCGGACAAGTTCAAGAACGAGGAGTGGGCCCGCCAGTACATCCACGAGTTCCACTCCGTGGCCTCTTTCGAGGACCGCAATGCCCTGCTCCTCGGCGCCGCGTGGCTGTTCCGGGAGCGCCGCATCGATCGGATCGTGGCCCTCGATGACTTCGACGTGGAGGTGGGCGCCGCCCTGCGCGAGCACTTCCGCATCCCTGGCATGGGCGACTCGGCCTCGCGCTTCTTCCGGGACAAGCTCGCCATGCGCATGAAGGCCCAGGAGCTGGGCATCCGCGTCCCCCGCTTCACCTCGGTCTTCCACCACGCGGACGTCGCGAAGTTCCTCTCCGAGGTTCCCGCCCCCTGGCTCATCAAGCCTCGCTCCGAGGCCTCCGCCGTCGGCATCAAGAAGCTGAAGACCGCCGAGGAGGCCTGGGCCACCCTCCACGAGCTGGGCGATCGCCAGTCCTTCCACGTCTTGGAGCAGATGATCCCAGGCGACCTGTACCACGTGGACTCGCTCACCCAGGACGGCAAGATCGTCTTCGCCGAGGTCGGCCACTACGGACGTCCCCTGCTGGAGGTGGCCCATGAGGGCGGCATCTACATGACGCGCACGCAGCGCCGCGACTCGAAGGAGGCGAAGATGCTCACGGAGATGAACGCCCAGGTGCTCCAGGGCTTCGGGCTCCGCCGGGGCGCTTCACACACCGAGTTCATCATCGGCCGCGATGACGGCCTGCCGTACTTCATCGAGACCTCGGCCCGCGTGGGCGGCGCGAACATCGCGGAGACGGTCGAGGCCGCCACCGGCGTGAACCTGTGGAGCGAGTGGGCCAAGCTGGAGATCGAAGGCGAGGGCTACGCCTACAAGCCGCCCCAGACACGCCAGGAGTTCGGCGGCGTCATCATCTCGCTCGCCCGCGACGAGTACCCGGACACCTCCTCCTTCAACGAGCCGGAGGTCGTCGACCGGCTCAAGAAGAAGCACCACATCGGGCTCGTCGTGCGCGCCCCGAAGGCGGAGCGCGTCGAGGAGCTGCTCGAGAAGTACCTGCAGCGCATCGCCCAGGAGTTCCACGCCTCCCTGCCCGCGCCGTCGAAGTCGACCTCGTAA
- a CDS encoding MBL fold metallo-hydrolase, with protein MPSSHRSGCRLSGLRLERAQSSRQFTDGRFRNTAPVEPGLQGNPLPVLGEFFFGGAKRTPPGVLPLESPLETWTRPPSSGFRVTWLGHSTLLLELDGARVLTDPVWGPRASPLSFAGPKRFHAAPVPIEALPKLDAVLVSHDHYDHLCRSTIQALAKLRVPFVTALGVGTRLEAFGVAPELITELDWWEQATVGPVSFTATPAQHFSGRGLGDRNQTLWASWVVRTDKHRVFFSGDTGLTTEFEEIRQRQGPFDLVMLEVGAWHQSWGGIHLGPENALKAHAMLGGGTLLPVHWGTFDLALHAWDEPAETLLRLATEQRVRLLTPRLGAASEPSHIEQPTPWWREVTAAEPALSLAKGC; from the coding sequence ATGCCTTCCTCCCATCGCTCTGGATGTCGTCTCTCGGGGCTCCGGCTCGAACGAGCGCAGTCCTCCCGGCAGTTCACCGACGGCCGCTTCCGGAACACGGCACCTGTAGAGCCGGGTCTCCAGGGCAACCCGCTGCCGGTGCTGGGGGAGTTCTTCTTCGGGGGCGCGAAGCGGACGCCTCCGGGAGTGCTGCCCCTGGAGAGCCCGCTGGAGACGTGGACCCGCCCGCCGTCGAGCGGCTTCCGGGTCACGTGGCTCGGCCATAGCACGCTGCTCCTGGAGCTGGATGGCGCGCGCGTCCTCACCGACCCCGTGTGGGGCCCGCGTGCCTCCCCGCTGAGCTTCGCAGGGCCCAAGCGCTTCCACGCCGCGCCAGTGCCCATTGAGGCCCTGCCGAAGCTCGATGCGGTGCTGGTGTCGCATGACCACTACGATCACCTGTGCCGCTCCACCATCCAGGCGCTCGCGAAGCTGCGGGTGCCGTTCGTGACCGCGCTGGGCGTGGGGACCCGGCTCGAGGCGTTCGGCGTGGCGCCGGAGCTGATCACCGAGCTCGACTGGTGGGAGCAGGCCACGGTGGGCCCCGTGAGCTTCACCGCGACGCCCGCGCAGCACTTCTCTGGGCGAGGCTTGGGAGACCGAAACCAGACGCTGTGGGCCTCGTGGGTGGTGAGGACCGACAAGCACCGCGTCTTCTTCAGCGGCGACACGGGGCTGACGACGGAGTTCGAGGAGATCCGCCAGCGCCAAGGCCCCTTCGATCTGGTGATGCTAGAGGTGGGAGCGTGGCATCAGAGCTGGGGCGGCATCCACCTCGGGCCGGAGAATGCGCTCAAGGCGCACGCGATGCTCGGCGGGGGGACGCTGCTGCCCGTCCACTGGGGCACCTTCGATCTGGCGCTTCACGCGTGGGACGAGCCCGCCGAGACGCTCCTCAGACTGGCGACGGAGCAACGCGTGCGATTGCTCACACCGCGCCTAGGAGCCGCCAGCGAACCCTCGCATATCGAACAACCCACACCGTGGTGGCGAGAGGTCACTGCGGCAGAACCCGCGCTCTCCCTGGCAAAGGGATGCTAA